In Hirundo rustica isolate bHirRus1 chromosome 2, bHirRus1.pri.v3, whole genome shotgun sequence, one genomic interval encodes:
- the CHD4 gene encoding chromodomain-helicase-DNA-binding protein 4 isoform X12 has product MASGIGSPSPCSGGSDDDEMEILLNNAIPQHPEPEEEPEEELLSEADTPKIKKKKKPKKLKEPKVPKLSKRQKKELGDSSGEGNEFVEEEEEVLRSDSEGSDYTPGKKKKKKLGPKKEKKNKAKRKEEEEEEEEDDDSKEPKSSAQLLEDWGMEDIDHIFTEEDYRTLTNYKAFSQFVRPLIAAKNPKIAVSKMMMVLGAKWREFSTNNPFKGSSGASVAAAAAAAVAVVESMVTNVDAVLPQPPVDVPLRKAKTKEGKGPNARRKPKASPRIPDIKKPKTKKVAPLKIKLGGFGSKRKRSSSEDDDLDVESDFDDASINSYSVSDGSTSRSSRSRKKLKAGKKKKKGEEDSTVAVDGYETDHQDYCEVCQQGGEIILCDTCPRAYHMVCLDPDMEKAPEGKWSCPHCEKEGIQWEAKEDNSEGEEILEDVVGDAEEEDDHHMEFCRVCKDGGELLCCDACPSSYHIHCLNPPLPEIPNGEWLCPRCTCPALKGKVQKILIWKWGQPPVGPTPPRPPDADPNAPPPKPLEGRPERQFFVKWQGMSYWHCSWVSELQLELHCQVMFRNYQRKNDMDEPPSGDFGGEEEKSRKRKNKDPKYAEMEERFYRYGIKPEWMMIHRILNHSVDKKGNVHYLIKWRDLPYDQASWESEDVDIQDYDLYKQAYWNHRELMRGEEGRPGKKLKKVKMRKLERPPETPTVDPTVKYDRQPEYLDVTGGTLHPYQLEGLNWLRFSWAQGTDTILADEMGLGKTVQTAVFLYSLYKEGHSKGPFLVSAPLSTIINWEREFEMWAPDMYVVTYVGDKDSRAIIRENEFTFEDNAIRGGKKASRMKKEAAVKFHVLLTSYELITIDMAILGSIDWACLIVDEAHRLKNNQSKFFRVLNGYSLQHKLLLTGTPLQNNLEELFHLLNFLTPERFHNLEGFLEEFADIAKEDQIKKLHDMLGPHMLRRLKADVFKNMPSKTELIVRVELSPMQKKYYKYILTRNFEALNARGGGNQVSLLNVVMDLKKCCNHPYLFPVAAMEAPKMPNGMYDGSALIRASGKLLLLQKMLKNLKEGGHRVLIFSQMTKMLDLLEDFLEHEGYKYERIDGGITGNMRQEAIDRFNAPGAQQFCFLLSTRAGGLGINLATADTVIIYDSDWNPHNDIQAFSRAHRIGQNKKVMIYRFVTRASVEERITQVAKKKMMLTHLVVRPGLGSKTGSMSKQELDDILKFGTEELFKDEATEGGDNKEGEDSSVIHYDDKAIERLLDRNQDETEDTELQGMNEYLSSFKVAQYVVREEEMGEEEEVEREIIKQEESVDPDYWEKLLRHHYEQQQEDLARNLGKGKRIRKQVNYNDGSQEDRGSRAVFLSDWQDDQSDNQSDYSVASEEGDEDFDERSEARRPSRKGLRNDKDKPLPPLLARVGGNIEVLGFNARQRKAFLNAIMRYGMPPQDAFTTQWLVRDLRGKSEKEFKAYVSLFMRHLCEPGADGAETFADGVPREGLSRQHVLTRIGVMSLIRKKVQEFEHVNGRWSMPELAEIEENKKLSQPSSPSPKTPTPSTPGDTQPNTPAPVPPPEDGVKVEEGASAKEQGEAAEPEKELSASATETEAPVECAQPVETPPQEAKSPVNSTEADEKKVEETEVKERPDEPMEVESKADVEKVEDRAATENPSDPPVITLDEKDEKKDDDKRDVVMLQNGEMLKESADERHKKAVKQRFMFNIADGGFTELHSLWQNEERAATVTKKTYEIWHRRHDYWLLAGIINHGYARWQDIQNDPRYAILNEPFKGEMNRGNFLEIKNKFLARRFKLLEQALVIEEQLRRAAYLNMSEDPSHPSMALNTRFAEVECLAESHQHLSKESMAGNKPANAVLHKVLKQLEELLSDMKADVTRLPATIARIPPVAVRLQMSERNILSRLANRSSEPPPPPPQQVAQQQ; this is encoded by the exons AACCTGAAGAAGAGCCTGAAGAAGAGCTTCTGTCAGAGGCTGACACTCCCAAAatcaagaagaagaagaagcccAAGAAACTGAAAGAACCCAAAGTGCCCAAGCTCAGCAAGCGTCAGAAGAAGGAG ctgggGGACAGCTCTGGTGAGGGGAATGAGTTtgtggaggaagaagaagaggttCTGCGCTCTGACAGTGAGGGCAGTGATTATACccctgggaagaagaaaaagaagaaattaggacccaagaaggaaaagaaaaataaagccaagcgcaaggaggaggaggaagaggaggaagaagatgaTGACTCAAAG GAGCCAAAGTCAtctgctcagctcctggaaGACTGGGGCATGGAGGATATTGATCACATCTTCACAGAGGAGGATTACCGCACACTCACCAACTATAAAGCTTTCAGCCAGTTTGTCAG GCCACTTATCGCAGCCAAGAACCCTAAAATAGCAGTGTCGAAGATGATGATGGTACTGGGAGCCAAATGGAGGGAGTTTAGCACAAACAACCCCTTCAAGGGAAGTTCAGGTGCatctgtggcagctgctgcagctgcagctgttgcAGTAGTCGAGAGTATGGTGACAAACGTGGATGCCGTCCTGCCGCAACCCCCTGTGGATGTGCCACTCAGGAAAGCCAAGACAAAGGAGGGCAAAG GACCCAATGCCCGGCGGAAGCCAAAGGCCAGTCCGCGTATTCCTGATATcaagaaacccaaaacaaagaAGGTGGCACCACTGAAAATCAAACTGGGAGGATTTGGTTCCAAGCGTAAAAGATCATCG agTGAAGATGATGATCTGGATGTGGAGTCAGACTTTGATGATGCCAGCATCAACAGCTACTCTGTTTCAGATGGATCTACAAGCCGTAGTAGCCGCAGTCGCAAAAAACTCAAggctgggaagaagaaaaagaaag GTGAGGAGGACTCCACAGTGGCTGTGGATGGCTATGAGACTGATCACCAGGACTACTGTGAGGTGtgccagcagggaggagaaattATATTGTGTGATACCTGCCCTCGTGCCTACCATATGGTCTGCTTGGACCCAGACATGGAGAAAGCTCCAGAGGGCAAATGGAGCTGCCCACACTGT GAAAAAGAGGGCATTCAGTGGGAAGCAAAGGAGGATAACTCAGAAGGTGAGGAAATCCTGGAGGATGTAGTGGGAGAtgctgaggaagaggatgaCCACCATATGGAGTTCTGTAGAGTCTGCAAGGAtggaggagagctgctgtgctgtgatgCCTGTCCTTCGTCCTATCACATCCACTGTCTGAATCCCCCGCTGCCTGAGATTCCCAATGGAGAATGGCTGTGTCCTCGCTGCACT TGCCCAGCTTTGAAAGGAAAGGTGCAGAAGATCCTGATCTGGAAATGGGGTCAGCCCCCAGTTGGCCCCACACCACCACGCCCACCTGATGCAGACCCCAATGCTCCACCCCCGAAGCCTCTGGAGGGTCGGCCTGAAAGGCAGTTCTTTGTCAAATGGCAGGGCATGTCCtactggcactgctcctgggtGTCAGAGTTGCAG CTGGAGTTGCACTGCCAGGTCATGTTTCGTAACTACCAACGCAAGAATGATATGGATGAACCGCCCTCGGGAGACTTtggaggggaagaagagaaaagccgaaagagaaagaacaaggaCCCCAAATACGCTGAGATGGAGGAGCGTTTCTATCGATACGGGATCAAGCCAGAGTGGATGATGATCCATAGGATCCTTAATCATAG TGTGGATAAGAAGGGAAATGTCCACTATTTGATTAAATGGAGAGACCTGCCCTATGACCAGGCATCCTGGGAAAGTGAAGATGTGGATATTCAAGATTATGACCTCTACAAGCAAGCCTACTGGAATCACAG GGAGCTGATGCGAGGTGAAGAGGGCAGGCCTGGTAAGAAGTTAAAGAAAGTGAAGATGCGGAAACTGGAAAGACCCCCCGAGACTCCCACGGTAGAT CCAACAGTGAAATATGACCGGCAACCAGAGTACCTCGACGTGACAGGGGGCACCTTGCATCCCTACCAACTGGAAGGGCTGAACTGGCTGCGCTTCTCATGGGCCCAGGGCACAGATACAATCTTGGCTGATGAAATGGGTCTAGGAAAGACTGTGCAGACAGCAGTGTTCCTCTATTCCTTATACAAAGAG GGCCACTCAAAGGGTCCCTTCTTGGTGAGTGCGCCACTGTCCACAATCATCAACTGGGAACGAGAATTTGAGATGTGGGCCCCAGATATGTATGTAGTGACCTACGTCGGGGACAAAGACAGCCGGGCCATCATCCGTGAGAATGAGTTCACTTTTGAGGATAATGCCATACGTGGAGGCAAAAAAGCATCCAGGATGAAG aagGAGGCTGCTGTCAAGTTCCACGTGCTTCTCACCTCCTATGAATTGATCACAATTGATATGGCCATACTAGGCTCCATTGACTGGGCCTGTCTCATTGTGGATGAAGCTCACAGACTGAAGAACAATCAGTCTAAG TTCTTCCGTGTGCTGAATGGTTACTCCCTCCAGCACAAGCTGCTGCTTACAGGAACTCCCCTGCAGAACAACCTGGAAGAACTGTTCCACCTGCTGAACTTCCTGACGCCCGAGAGATTCCA TAACTTGGAGGGCTTCCTAGAAGAGTTTGCGGATATTGCCAAGGAAGATCAGATCAAGAAGCTGCACGACATGCTGGGCCCACATATGCTGAGGCGTCTCAAGGCTGATGTTTTCAAGAATATGCCATCGAAGACTGAACTCATTGTCAGAGTGGAGCTGAGTCCCATGCAGAA gaaatACTATAAATACATTTTGACAAGAAACTTTGAGGCACTGAATGCACGGGGTGGTGGTAACCAAGTCTCATTGCTCAATGTTGTTATGGATCTGAAGAAGTGCTGTAACCACCCCTACCTCTTTCCTGTGGCTGCTATG GAAGCTCCAAAAATGCCAAATGGCATGTATGATGGTAGTGCACTCATTCGAGCCTCTGGAAAGCTGTTGCTGCTCCAGAAAATGTTAAAGAATCTGAAGGAAGGAGGTCACAGAGTGCTCATATTCTCTCAG atgACTAAAATGTTGGACCTTCTAGAAGATTTTTTGGAGCACGAAGGGTACAAATATGAGCGGATTGATGGAGGAATCACAGGGAACATGCGTCAGGAGGCTATTGATCGCTTCAATG ctcctggagctcagcagttctgctttctgctttcaACTCGAGCTGGGGGTCTTGGTATTAACTTGGCCACAGCAGATACTGTGATTATCTACGATTCAGACTGGAACCCCCACAATGATATCCAG GCCTTCAGCCGTGCACACAGAATTGGACAGAACAAGAAAGTGATGATCTACCGCTTTGTGACGAGGGCCTCAGTGGAGGAGCGTATCActcaggtggccaagaagaAGATGATGCTAACTCATCTGGTAGTGAGACCAGGGTTGGGCTCCAAGACAGGCTCCATGTCCAAACAGGAACTTGATGACATTCTCAAATTTGGCACTGAAGAGCTCTTCAAGGATGAGGCTACTGAGGGGG GGGATAACAAAGAAGGTGAGGACAGTAGTGTCATCCACTATGATGACAAAGCAATTGAGCGTCTGCTGGATCGGAACCAGGATGAAACAGAAGATACAGAACTTCAGGGCATGAATGAATATCTCAGCTCCTTCAAGGTGGCCCAGTATGTGGTTCGTGAGGAGGAGATGGGG gaggaagaggaggttgAACGGGAAATTATTAAGCAGGAGGAATCGGTGGATCCCGATTACTGGGAGAAACTTCTCCGTCACCATTATGAGCAGCAACAGGAGGATCTGGCCAGGAATCTGGGCAAGGGCAAACGTATCCGCAAGCAAGTTAACTACAACGACGGCTCGCAGGAGGATAGAG GCTCAcgtgctgtttttctttcagactgGCAGGATGACCAGTCAGATAATCAGTCAGACTATTCAGTTGCTTCTGAAGAAGGAGACGAGGACTTTGATGAGAGGTCTGAAG CTCGTCGGCCCAGCCGCAAGGGCCTGAGAAATGATAAGGATAAGCCTCTGCCTCCCTTACTGGCCCGTGTGGGAGGGAACATAGAG GTGTTGGGTTTCAACGCTCGCCAGCGGAAAGCCTTCCTCAATGCTATCATGCGCTATGGAATGCCACCTCAGGATGCCTTCACCACTCAGTGGCTTGTTCGGGACCTCCGTGGCAAATCAGAGAAAGAGTTCAA GGCCTATGTCTCACTGTTCATGCGCCATTTATGTGAACCTGGAGCTGATGGTGCAGAGACCTTTGCGGATGGGGTCCCACGGGAAGGTCTTTCTCGACAGCACGTCCTTACTCGCATTGGGGTCATGTCTCTTATACGTAAAAAG GTGCAGGAATTTGAGCATGTGAATGGCCGCTGGAGTATGCCAGAACTGGCAGAGATAGAGGAGAACAAGAAACTttcacagcccagctccccctCTCCCAAAACTCCGACTCCTTCGACACCAGGGGATACACAGCCAAACACACCTGCCCCTGTTCCTCCACCTG AAGATGGAGTAAAAGTAGAAGAAGGAGCTAGTGCTaaggagcaaggagaagcgGCTGAACCAGAGAAGGAGCTCAGTGCCTCTGCTACTGAAACAGAGGCCCCTGTGGAG TGTGCTCAGCCTGTGGAGACACCGCCCCAGGAAGCAAAATCCCCAGTGAACTCCAcagaagcagatgaaaaaaaagtagaggAAACAGAAGTGAAGGAAAGACCAGATGAGCCAATGGAAGTAGAAAGCAAAG ctgaTGTGGAGAAAGTGGAAGACAGAGCAGCTACTGAAAATCCCTCTGACCCTCCTGTAATCACTCTGGATGAGAAAG ATGAGAAAAAGGATGATGATAAGAGAGACGTGGTGATGCTGCAGAACGGAGAGATGCTGAAGGAGTCAGCAGATGAAAGGCACAAGAAGGCAGTAAAGCAGCGCTTCATGTTCAACATAGCAGATGGTGGTTTCACTG AACTACACTCCCTTTGGCAGAATGAAGAGCGGGCTGCAACTGTCACCAAGAAGACCTATGAGATCTGGCATCGGCGTCACGACTACTGGCTCCTAGCTGGGATTATCAA TCATGGCTATGCCCGTTGGCAGGATATTCAGAATGATCCGCGTTACGCCATCCTCAATGAACCCTTCAAGGGTGAGATGAACAGGGGTAACTTCCTGGAAATAAAGAATAAGTTCTTGGCAAGGAGATTTAAG ctcctggagcaagCGCTGGTGATCGAGGAACAGTTGCGGCGAGCTGCCTATCTGAACATGTCCGAAGACCCATCTCACCCATCCATGGCTCTGAACACGCGTTTTGCAGAGGTGGAATGCCTGGCTGAGAGCCACCAGCACCTATCCAAGGAGTCAATGGCTGGGAACAAACCAGCCAATGCTGTGCTGCACAAAG TTCtgaagcagctggaggagctttTGAGTGACATGAAGGCAGATGTGACTCGCCTACCTGCCACGATTGCCCGCATCCCACCCGTGGCAGTGCGCCTCCAGATGTCAGAGCGCAACATCCTGAGCCGCCTGGCCAACCGCAGCAgcgagccgccgccgcccccgccccaaCAA GTCGCCCAGCAGCAGTGA